A stretch of Palaemon carinicauda isolate YSFRI2023 chromosome 34, ASM3689809v2, whole genome shotgun sequence DNA encodes these proteins:
- the LOC137626460 gene encoding uncharacterized protein isoform X2, which translates to MPGGRNTREGRLPYVEGSQGRKLLQHSGASAGSDEDDDSAEGRKLRPPPLPDIMHDWEIIVKSLKASERREKLEGNRDSSAVGEKNCGSVTAEVKSELKPPDQSVSVNRKLDFLDGGERKNEQSPAPESSKKAKVAEADSDKENSQVSPTVPESKHSGSGEVAREDAEVEPAVEDKSEPERVENNYPTPSSSEASDSEGKKKMIKEGLVSGSKESGRGTEPKKPVLHRPGRKRTLSSEKTGDQVKQPSEDSAVDVGKSANDRLPKATSPVESRVGFKMKVKTKVSSNFVEGISAVVAKKGKVVVEREKEGKMPGKVDANTISSKDLNENENSKVKTNQEKEEARGEVGTHAKKDLKEELESNESKETEKETGSNSLALNSTNSSDVSQESKAVVDGVMSGKSLIDAICRNVRRVSGHSTEEKSNDAEYSPEGERNKTRESKRKLSSSKNDDDIEACEGSTTFSQAEEPPPEDISSSIITPPSSAEYNDDDAKGDIYEESGYKTPDHSTTTLTSPPRDTDDNATRAVEVTESSDCDRRSDMEVTTLDETVPGKGGEETSPATEDDDIQDDVGDRTHLTEREFKDLFGSSDDENYANDFEGFEVSSLDWDDDEADIPFEGFSPPESEVKPQGLGKSDKLVCHKCQLIFNSVAESRQHRRVGHKRIYKCVFDEGMCGKFTGAVNYHAHLWEHHEFIVKKMVEDLTHDVLKGVLAGPLQGIAEPCELCLCLLIPPVRQIHELLIHGLMTSVLSLTCTSPQASAWWTGRGIAWTCHQCRSRSHFLMICAPHAFPKIVANHRSNVHLEQGNLMLAWWLILRLLSALPSYDRSALSSVLSFGIHNNPNAAICLKCKQGFQSGGKPKLYESRGMCHFCTRVVLESLSCWFNCGYCTDSSEELIQHLLANHSSEITPGWCVLCGQWASSLLAHGQSHDQDPQLFVKCHFCAAILKKDTLSCAVHSWIHHTFRCPFPTCAAMIGRASDDSKVSHSIAPTSSRLKSHISTSHLFGCNTLGDVSSVLQWIQTARGGLLTAQEAQSLNMEWHSHTGELFSLVDYGHHLSPASVVIVVINCVLCGQPHSHSLRITDAQPSAVCQQCQYGLQRCRNGPPWSCPIQSCKVVFNQSFELYNHLIEPRPHPEAIKPNLKHCVLPGRCVKCYGNKIYVSLLEQFIHHIESHTLACLVCPSVHTTISALLQHRSVFHGLKNWEYVWTYLDTRQKKKSGNCEESQLEQIKDSCVMLVGTREDGRIVVQNDRMLCSASLYDPAKLLENESEEDIGENLEGTSEMEETDEDGTNQGWCGSLCTVSMSPHNPHKQAPSPAPDLPSLSRSPLVSENNREKADSQPSSPSKPDEVMEEEKMEEIEEEKDMTDLLAPAMTMYEDDDPRIPSDSSDDDSSSEPPLQIDTAAASPNSPRRSCSASPRSTSSQNCNAYNAPVEKDFKEVRQPDSPAGEVTDPPAPAAAVSGPPSTVTAPEKVALSKQGSTAVETSDSGGTPTFGFVETLNSVVVQTIRNMTEALTEQLHHKEDEKPKPARVKPPPPPPPAVIEKPPIPVAKPDFVETPPRKKATKEKVTRSRGEPKPLPKGLGENADINIESMGENILRDLNDKFTGQCVGCGVSVLIPRLAQHIQEAHPNALANCTCGSFQGELHSFLVHSFHLSHLPSEARPFVFAAEDGSQRTMVVLEARVSQPVNSFPCFKCGKRFKQEKSRQLHYNLCKLEKKFECEVCGEKFVRDHHLTKHKEWKHNPQTCPHCGKGFTSEVSLTQHVLHIHKKQLNHKCDHCGDRFSAKSRLRVHARIHTGERPHNCSYCSKAFVSRNLLTKHIVADHPKPALNYDSDSSEDLTKYKSRKHRTSTDKPAGEKIYTSDSDSDSSAPDDKNARETIPVPKQDEEDDKIAEKEFQTRLLMLAMTESDLDTTDTDDDKTATSSNKTSPGKQPVKQKLSVDQEYSDEKDDDDDAQETAARRTLAEQRRKHLVDASSGAVGAVGGTLNSSGESPVVRAEMAELVDRVVGLRCTPCHLSWKESGGKLLHMYLVHPQLVLNLGLGQCAFCNYTFSTADDINDHHLAHHQRAMIPNGTFRCLCGLVFREEGAYYFHLYYAHKAQRALNVGGEIVCRVCEGRPRLNKIVDLVVHLSDTHTMFDHVRVNDAYICNFCYKAFESWTVLSLHFFMVHKATKSQTLSYDCPYCEGASPWHSLEALQYHLDNVHPAKQRVRKVTENRSSIYKSAQGTETPTPKRDRKRKLPEGSGETPAKKKKMPKKSQESVREADETLYCICQCPYDEVSDMIGCDNPSCRYQWFHFECVGIMAAPEGNWYCPECTTTLKSSHKQQQQQPKHQQQQQQQQQPHADLYEYYSSYDTDQQQQQPGSTSQRQRTSSSSSSSSSSSSSSSDSSSSSSSSDSSSENENNEN; encoded by the coding sequence ATGCCAGGTGGCCGTAACACGAGGGAGGGAAGGCTGCCGTACGTTGAAGGAAGTCAGGGAAGGAAGTTGTTGCAGCACTCCGGTGCTTCCGCCGGGTCGGACGAGGATGACGACTCCGCCGAGGGAAGGAAACTGCGTCCGCCTCCCCTTCCGGACATCATGCACGACTGGGAGATCATCGTGAAGTCCTTGAAAGCCAGCGAACGGAGAGAAAAGCTCGAGGGGAATCGGGACTCTAGTGCTGTCGGGGAGAAGAACTGTGGCAGTGTAACGGCGGAAGTCAAATCCGAACTTAAACCCCCAGACCAAAGTGTGAGTGTGAATCGTAAGTTAGATTTCTTAGACGGCGGCGAACGTAAGAACGAACAGTCCCCGGCGCCCGAGTCCAGCAAGAAGGCGAAGGTAGCCGAGGCCGATAGCGACAAAGAGAACTCTCAGGTTTCGCCGACTGTTCCCGAGAGCAAACATTCGGGAAGTGGTGAAGTAGCGAGGGAAGATGCAGAAGTGGAGCCTGCCGTAGAGGACAAGTCGGAGCCAGAACGTGTCGAGAATAACTACCCGACACCGAGTAGTTCGGAAGCGAGTGATagtgaaggaaagaagaaaatgatTAAGGAAGGGTTAGTGTCAGGCAGTAAGGAAAGTGGGAGGGGAACAGAGCCTAAGAAGCCGGTGCTTCATAGGCCCGGAAGAAAAAGAACACTTTCCTCCGAGAAAACTGGTGATCAAGTTAAACAACCTAGCGAGGACAGTGCCGTAGACGTTGGTAAGAGTGCTAACGACAGACTTCCCAAGGCTACGTCTCCCGTAGAAAGTCGTGTGGGGtttaaaatgaaagtgaaaactaaGGTCTCTTCGAATTTCGTGGAAGGAATCTCGGCTGTGGTTGCTAAGAAGGGGAAAGTAGTAgttgaaagagaaaaagaagggaAGATGCCGGGTAAAGTTGATGCGAATACAATTTCTTCAAAGGATTTAAACGAGAATGAGAACAGCAAAGTGAAAACTAACCAGGAGAAGGAAGAAGCTCGAGGTGAAGTCGGCACTCATGCAAAAAAGGATTTGAAGGAGGAACTCGAATCGAATGAGAGCAAAGAGACGGAGAAGGAAACTGGAAGCAACTCTCTCGCATTAAATAGTACAAATTCTTCCGACGTAAGTCAGGAAAGTAAAGCGGTGGTCGATGGTGTCATGTCCGGAAAATCCTTGATTGACGCAATATGCAGAAACGTCAGAAGGGTCTCCGGTCATAGTACGGAAGAAAAGAGCAATGACGCTGAATATAGTCCTGAAGGCGAGAGGAATAAAACCAGAGAGTCGAAAAGGAAATTATCCTCGAGTAAGAACGACGACGATATCGAAGCATGCGAGGGATCTACTACTTTTAGCCAAGCTGAGGAACCCCCACCAGAGGACATCAGTTCATCGATCATAACCCCACCGAGCAGCGCGGAATATAACGACGACGACGCCAAAGGGGACATCTATGAAGAGAGTGGTTATAAGACCCCAGACCATTCAACCACGACCTTGACCTCCCCGCCCCGAGATACAGACGATAACGCAACACGTGCAGTCGAGGTTACCGAGTCTTCGGATTGCGACCGGAGATCTGATATGGAAGTCACCACATTGGACGAGACTGTTCcgggcaaaggaggagaagaaacgAGTCCCGCAACCGAAGATGACGACATTCAGGACGACGTTGGCGATAGAACTCACCTCACGGAAAGAGAGTTCAAGGACTTGTTCGGTTCGTCCGACGATGAAAACTACGCAAATGATTTCGAAGGGTTTGAGGTCAGCAGCCTTGACTGGGACGACGACGAAGCCGACATACCGTTCGAAGGTTTCTCGCCTCCCGAGTCCGAGGTGAAACCCCAGGGTTTGGGTAAATCGGATAAACTTGTCTGCCACAAGTGTCAGTTGATTTTCAACTCTGTGGCGGAGTCTCGCCAGCATAGACGCGTCGGACACAAGAGAATATATAAGTGCGTCTTCGATGAGGGCATGTGTGGGAAGTTCACCGGAGCTGTGAACTATCACGCCCACTTGTGGGAACACCACGAGTTCATAGTGAAGAAGATGGTGGAGGATTTGACTCATGATGTATTAAAGGGCGTGTTAGCAGGGCCTCTTCAGGGCATCGCCGAGCCGTGCGAATTGTGCCTGTGTCTCTTGATTCCGCCTGTGAGACAAATACACGAGCTTCTCATACACGGCCTCATGACGAGCGTCTTGTCTCTGACCTGCACTTCGCCGCAGGCGAGCGCTTGGTGGACCGGACGAGGCATTGCCTGGACTTGCCATCAGTGTCGATCAAGGTCCCATTTCTTGATGATCTGCGCCCCGCACGCTTTCCCGAAAATTGTAGCCAACCACCGTTCGAATGTCCATCTCGAACAAGGAAACTTGATGCTCGCCTGGTGGCTCATTCTCAGGCTTCTAAGTGCTCTTCCGAGTTATGACCGTTCGGCCTTGTCCAGCGTCCTGAGTTTTGGTATCCACAACAATCCGAACGCGGCCATTTGCTTAAAGTGCAAACAGGGTTTCCAGTCGGGCGGAAAGCCGAAGCTGTACGAGTCCCGCGGAATGTGCCACTTCTGCACTCGAGTAGTTCTGGAGAGTCTGTCGTGCTGGTTCAATTGTGGCTACTGCACCGATTCCTCCGAGGAGTTGATTCAACACCTGCTGGCCAATCATTCTAGCGAGATTACTCCCGGATGGTGCGTGTTGTGCGGCCAGTGGGCCAGTTCACTCTTGGCTCACGGACAGTCGCACGACCAAGACCCTCAGCTCtttgtcaagtgccatttttgcgCTGCCATCCTGAAGAAGGACACTTTATCTTGTGCCGTTCACTCTTGGATACACCACACTTTCAGATGTCCATTCCCAACTTGCGCTGCCATGATCGGACGCGCCTCGGACGACAGTAAAGTGTCCCACTCGATAGCGCCCACTTCGAGTCGTTTGAAGAGCCACATAAGCACGAGCCACCTCTTTGGCTGCAACACTCTAGGAGATGTGTCCTCAGTTTTACAGTGGATCCAGACAGCTCGGGGAGGACTCCTGACTGCTCAGGAGGCGCAGAGCCTCAACATGGAATGGCACAGCCACACAGGGGAGCTCTTTTCATTAGTGGACTATGGTCATCATCTTAGCCCAGCCTCGGTGGTCATAGTAGTGATTAATTGCGTACTGTGCGGCCAACCCCACAGCCATTCTCTGCGTATTACGGATGCCCAGCCGAGTGCCGTCTGTCAGCAGTGCCAGTACGGGTTGCAACGCTGCCGTAACGGGCCTCCCTGGTCTTGCCCCATTCAGTCGTGTAAGGTCGTGTTTAACCAATCCTTTGAGCTGTACAACCATCTCATCGAGCCCCGGCCTCACCCAGAGGCCATCAAGCCTAACCTCAAACACTGCGTGCTCCCTGGGCGATGCGTCAAGTGCTACGGAAACAAGATTTACGTGAGTCTTTTGGAACAGTTCATACACCACATCGAGTCTCACACTTTGGCATGCTTAGTCTGCCCCTCAGTACACACGACTATTTCAGCCCTCCTTCAGCACCGGTCTGTTTTCCACGGTCTTAAGAACTGGGAGTATGTGTGGACTTACCTGGACACTCGGCAGAAAAAGAAAAGCGGAAACTGTGAGGAAAGTCAGTTGGAACAAATAAAGGATTCCTGCGTGATGCTTGTGGGAACTCGCGAAGACGGAAGAATTGTAGTACAAAACGATAGAATGCTGTGTTCGGCATCCCTATACGATCCAGCTAAACTTCTCGAGAACGAATCAGAGGAAGACATTGGGGAAAATCTCGAGGGAACATCtgaaatggaggagacggatgaAGACGGAACGAATCAGGGATGGTGTGGTTCGTTGTGTACAGTCTCCATGTCTCCTCACAATCCTCACAAGCAAGCACCGTCACCTGCCCCTGATTTGCCTTCTTTGAGTAGGAGTCCCTTAGTGTCGGAAAATAACCGGGAGAAGGCCGACAGCCAACCCAGTTCACCTTCAAAGCCAGACGAAGTGATGGAAGAAGAGAAAATGGAAgagatagaagaagaaaaagatatgaCAGATTTATTGGCACCTGCAATGACCATGTATGAGGACGACGACCCCAGAATTCCCTCCGACAGTAGCGACGACGACAGTAGCAGCGAGCCCCCGTTGCAGATCGACACGGCTGCCGCCTCCCCAAACTCGCCTCGTAGGTCTTGCTCTGCAAGCCCGAGATCAACTTCTAGTCAGAACTGTAATGCGTATAATGCTCCAGTAGAAAAGGATTTCAAAGAGGTGCGACAGCCCGATTCTCCTGCCGGCGAAGTCACAGATCCCCCTGCACCAGCTGCTGCTGTTTCTGGTCCTCCCTCGACCGTCACAGCTCCAGAAAAAGTAGCATTGTCGAAGCAAGGAAGCACTGCGGTGGAGACATCCGATTCAGGCGGTACACCTACCTTTGGATTTGTAGAAACCCTCAACAGCGTTGTGGTGCAGACAATACGGAATATGACGGAGGCCTTGACTGAGCAGCTGCACCATAAGGAGGACGAGAAACCCAAGCCGGCGAGAGTGAAGCCGCCGCCCCCTCCTCCCCCGGCTGTCATTGAGAAACCTCCCATTCCAGTCGCCAAACCAGACTTTGTCGAAACACCGCCCAGGAAGAAAGCCACGAAAGAAAAAGTAACCAGAAGCCGAGGAGAGCCAAAGCCCCTGCCGAAAGGATTGGGTGAAAATGCCGACATCAATATAGAATCAATGGGAGAAAATATTTTGAGAGATTTGAACGACAAGTTCACCGGGCAGTGTGTCGGATGCGGGGTCAGCGTGCTGATACCTCGGCTTGCCCAGCACATACAGGAAGCCCATCCCAACGCTCTCGCGAATTGTACTTGTGGGTCGTTTCAGGGAGAACTGCACTCTTTCCTAGTCCATTCCTTCCACTTGTCTCACCTTCCCAGTGAAGCTCGGCCGTTCGTCTTCGCCGCCGAAGACGGCTCGCAGAGGACGATGGTGGTCTTGGAAGCTCGTGTCAGTCAGCCGGTGAATTCCTTCCCGTGCTTCAAGTGTGGCAAGAGATTCAAGCAGGAGAAGTCGAGGCAACTTCACTACAATCTCTGCAAACTAGAGAAGAAGTTCGAGTGCGAAGTCTGCGGGGAGAAGTTTGTGCGGGACCACCACCTCACGAAGCACAAGGAGTGGAAGCACAACCCTCAGACGTGTCCCCACTGCGGGAAGGGCTTTACCTCCGAAGTGTCTCTCACTCAGCACGTACTCCACATCCACAAGAAGCAGTTAAACCACAAATGCGATCACTGTGGCGATCGGTTCAGTGCCAAGTCTCGCCTCCGCGTACACGCCCGAATTCACACAGGCGAGAGACCGCATAACTGCTCGTACTGCTCCAAGGCTTTCGTATCGAGAAATCTTCTGACCAAGCACATCGTGGCAGACCACCCAAAGCCTGCCCTGAACTACGACTCTGATTCCAGCGAAGATCTTACCAAGTACAAAAGTCGCAAACACCGAACCTCCACGGACAAGCCGGCCGGAGAGAAGATCTACACGAGCGATTCTGATTCCGATTCGTCGGCGCCGGACGACAAAAACGCCAGAGAAACCATTCCCGTACCCAAGCAGGACGAGGAGGATGACAAGATTGCCGAGAAGGAGTTTCAGACTCGTCTGCTCATGCTGGCCATGACGGAGTCGGATCTGGACACCACCGACACAGATGACGATAAGACGGCCACTTCGAGTAACAAAACTTCTCCCGGTAAGCAGCCCGTCAAACAGAAACTGTCCGTTGATCAGGAATACAGCGACGaaaaagacgacgacgacgacgcccAAGAGACAGCAGCTCGCAGGACTCTTGCCGAACAGAGAAGAAAACACTTGGTGGATGCATCCAGTGGGGCCGTGGGAGCGGTTGGGGGAACATTGAATTCCAGTGGCGAATCGCCTGTGGTGAGGGCGGAAATGGCAGAGTTAGTGGACAGGGTAGTCGGGTTGCGATGCACTCCGTGCCATCTGTCGTGGAAGGAATCCGGTGGTAAATTACTCCATATGTATTTAGTTCATCCACAATTAGTTCTTAATCTAGGCCTGGGGCAATGTGCGTTTTGTAATTACACGTTCAGCACGGCAGACGACATAAATGACCACCACCTCGCGCACCACCAGCGTGCCATGATACCTAACGGAACCTTTCGATGTCTGTGCGGCCTGGTGTTCCGCGAAGAAGGGGCGTATTACTTCCACCTCTATTATGCCCACAAGGCGCAGCGCGCGCTGAACGTGGGCGGCGAAATAGTGTGTCGCGTGTGTGAAGGTCGACCTCGCTTGAATAAGATAGTGGACTTGGTGGTTCATTTGAGCGACACACACACGATGTTCGATCATGTCCGTGTGAATGATGCCTACATCTGCAATTTCTGTTACAAAGCCTTTGAATCCTGGACTGTGTTGAGTTTACACTTTTTTATGGTCCACAAAGCTACGAAAAGCCAGACACTGAGCTACGACTGTCCGTACTGCGAAGGGGCGTCCCCTTGGCATTCGCTAGAAGCCTTGCAGTACCATCTAGATAACGTCCACCCTGCAAAGCAGCGCGTTCGTAAAGTTACGGAAAATCGTTCGAGCATATACAAGTCGGCCCAAGGCACCGAAACGCCCACGCCCAAGAGAGACAGGAAGCGTAAGCTTCCGGAAGGCAGCGGCGAGACTCCCGCCAAGAAAAAGAAGATGCCCAAGAAATCGCAGGAATCGGTCCGGGAGGCAGACGAAACGTTGTACTGCATCTGCCAGTGTCCGTACGACGAAGTGTCCGACATGATAGGCTGCGACAATCCGTCTTGCCGGTACCAGTGGTTCCACTTTGAATGCGTTGGCATCATGGCTGCACCAGAGGGCAATTGGTACTGTCCCGAATGCACCACAACCTTGAAATCATCTCacaagcaacagcagcagcaaccgAAAcatcagcaacagcaacagcaacaacaacaaccccacGCCGACCTGTACGAATATTACAGCAGCTACGACACGGACCAGCAACAGCAGCAGCCGGGCAGCACGTCGCAGCGACAGCGTACTtcgtcctcttcctcctcctcctcctcgtcttcgtcATCCTCGAGCGACTCCTCGTCTTCGTCGTCCAGCAGCGACTCGAGCAGCGAGAACGAAAATAACGAgaactga